The DNA window TTTTCCATAGCCTCTTGAATATACACAAACCATTGCCCAAAATGGGCAACTCCAACCTTGACTGTACTCAGAATTACACGTGTGTTACTACTGGCTAAAGATCCCATTAAGACACAGATTAAGGGCTAATTCGACAGCAAAGTCTTGCTGTCCAAACATATCAGTGCAGCTGTAAAACTGGGATCTCTAGGGTGTTCGGTCTTCCTATACAGTCAGCTGACGGCATATAATCAGTTGCTGTACTACCAAAACCTTTGCATAAGAGTTTAATCAGCTTTCAAACTTTCAAATGTAGATGAAGCCCTGCCACATGATCCTGAACCTTCACAATGACTGCCAGACTGCAGGTGTGAGGACAGTGCTGGATTTCCATGAAGTACATCTCACTCAAGCACCCGCTGTGCGCGTACAGGGTCAGGTGCTCTAGCACAGGCTGCTCCACCAAGGAAATCAGATTCCCCACGATGCAATAATACCTTTTACACGTAGTGCAAAATAAGCCCTTCTTAGGCAAGGCCTTAACTTTCCATCCAATTTACTCCCACATGGGTTTCCTTGAACAGTTTTAAACTTAAGCTTCAGGAGACTCATGCAAAACCTTCAGACAAGAGCTGTGCATCCACCTTAATTAGTAGATTCCAGTTCTGCGGCAAAACTAAACTGCACACCAGACCTGGTTACACTCCTAGTGTTAAGAATGGAAGTTCCATTAACATTCTCCAATACAGCTACCAATCTCATTACATTTAGGTTAGTTTGATCACTTCAGCACCTCCAAACTACAAAAAAAGGCAGACTGTATGACTAGTGTCtctgaaaaataagtatttccatttaaaacaaagtgtCTTCCATACATGGtttgtcagagattttttttttgtttgttttctaagaaGGCAGAAGGTGGTTGTGTTATTCAGCATTCCAAACTAGGTACAGAACCTACAACAGCCATGTTTCAGTAGTGTTTCTAGTCCAAATGATTCAGTAGCTAACATCAACATTTGACTCCTTCGGCCTATAGCTCCTCTGTTTTGACTGGCTAGTTTACAGCATTCCTGAGCCAAGTAAGTAGCATGGGTCCTACACCACATGCAAGGGCCataaagaaaggataaaaattCTGATCTAACCCTCCAGCAAATTTTAACAGGACATGGACTTCTCTCCTTCACTGCAACATAATATCCTTCAGATTCTCTTGAAGGATGGTGTCCTTCACAGCATGAAACACAAAACGGATGTTTTCAGTGTCTATGGCAGTGGTGAAGTGATGGAAGAGCGGCTTACTGCGGTTTCTCCTCTTTCTGTCAAAGCACTGCACCAGATAATGTTGAACATCATCTAGCCTGTGAGGATCACCCTTGAAGTCCGAGAAATACTTCTTAATGCTGACAGTCTTTACCTTTTCTACAAGAAGATCCATCTTGTTGAGGAACAGGATAAtagaaacattaaagaaaagcttgttATTGACTATTGTCTCAAAGATATTCATTGACTCCACGAGTCTGTTTGTGCGTCTGTCTTCCATGAGAACCTGGTCGTATTCACTGGAGGAGACCATGAACAAAATTGAAGTTATTCCATCAAAGCACTGGAACCACTTTTGACGCTGAGATCGCTGTCCGCCTACATCCACCATCTTgaaaggtatttttttaatgatgaaatCATGCTCTACTATTCCCTTGGTAGCTTTTCTAGCCAACAAAATATCTTGCTTGCTGGGGAAATAattctgtaaaagaaatgaaagaagcgTCAAGAAAATCCTTCAAAAATGCTGGTTAACATCAAAGTACGGAATGAGAGAAATCAACAAGATCCCcttctaatttttaattataagGTGAAGAATGAATATCCAACTAGAAATACTGGACTGCTGAGTGTTTACCTCAACATATTGGTAAACAGCTATCAGAAGGACCtatgaaatcagaaataatgGTCTAGAAGTCCTGTTTATATCCTTCTTGCACTGTATTTTCAAGCTGAAGACTATTTTACCTTTATGAAATCCTTACTCACAGTGTTTTTACCATTTGGGCTCTGCTCTGTAAGGCAGACATCCAAAATGTCACTGAATGGACTTTTAAGTTGTACTTTCCATTGTTGGTTACTATCTGAGGGTATCTCGCAAGCTTTCCTGGAAATACTATTCACAGTCCGCAACCAACGATTACAGCAACACACCCTACTGTAGGATGCGGCCCAGGCCACCAATGCAGAGCAGCTTGTTCTTCACAAGCTTAGCACTTCTACTGCTTAGGAACAATCACCTTCCTTCGTTTTCCTCCAAGCCTCCTGCCAGATGCTctcactgctgattttttttgctttatttggtAGGGTTTAATTTAGTTGCTTTCAGTAGCACCAGCCATCAGAGcaccaagaagaaaatgagctcCAGAGACTACAGAGGAGgacaaaagaaattatttgcataAACGCAGCTtccataaaaaaatatttacccatcagaaaacattaattgAATATTAAACTTCATTTCCACAAGGCAAGAGTTCACTATTTCTAAAGAGCCTTGCTGaagtttttaatgaaactttTTATTGTTAAGACATAAACTGTAGCACATCCAAGCTTTCTGTTCAGAAAGTGAATTCTTACCAGCTGACCGATCCGATCCAGGTTATCcaggaaatatttcactgaTTCACCCTGTGAAGAAGGAGAGAGATGGGAAATCACAAATGGAAGTCTGGACTATGCCTTGTTGTGCTTAAGGAGCTGCAGCAATAGAAATGGCACATGGTTTAGTTCACATAAACTGCTGATTTAAGTGGAGCTGCTATAATGTGCTACTGATGTATGTAGGTAAAGTggcatttttcttgctttgttactcatagaaaaattaaagctgagtagaaaattgaaagaaatgtttcaggtaaatttttataatgaaaaggAAGCGTTATTGAAGGCAGTTCTTTGCTTAGGAGTAAAGAATTAGGCTTTTTATCCCTTGTACAATGAATGCAGTTAACTGACACTAGGTGGGAGTGAAGATGAACACCTTCATTAAAAAGTATcatattttgcttaaaatttgCAACAGTGAACAAAAGCACATCCTAGAGTGGTTGGCACATCTTTAGAAAAGTGAAATACAAAGGTCACCCACTGTTTGTAACAGCTTAACCCAGACTTGcttgtcaaaaaagaaaaggagcattCTGAAAGAATTTCTCTTCCACACTTTTAGGCTTAAGGGTTTTAAGAATGAATCTGTACAAAATCCCTCTCTGCAGTTACACTGAGAATAATAT is part of the Coturnix japonica isolate 7356 chromosome 14, Coturnix japonica 2.1, whole genome shotgun sequence genome and encodes:
- the GNA12 gene encoding guanine nucleotide-binding protein subunit alpha-12 isoform X1, with translation MSGVVRTLSRCLLPAEATGREQPRREGKERSRDAEREARRRSREIDAMLARERRAVRRLVKILLLGAGESGKSTFLKQMRIIHGREFDQKALLEFRATIYENILKGSRVLVDARDKLGIPWQYTENEKHGMFLMAFENKAGMPIEPATFQLYVPALCALWRDSGIKEAFSRRSEYQLGESVKYFLDNLDRIGQLNYFPSKQDILLARKATKGIVEHDFIIKKIPFKMVDVGGQRSQRQKWFQCFDGITSILFMVSSSEYDQVLMEDRRTNRLVESMNIFETIVNNKLFFNVSIILFLNKMDLLVEKVKTVSIKKYFSDFKGDPHRLDDVQHYLVQCFDRKRRNRSKPLFHHFTTAIDTENIRFVFHAVKDTILQENLKDIMLQ
- the GNA12 gene encoding guanine nucleotide-binding protein subunit alpha-12 isoform X2, whose product is MSGVVRTLSRCLLPAEATGREQPRREGKERSRDAEREARRRSREIDAMLARERRAVRRLVKILLLGAGESGKSTFLKQMRIIHGREFDQKALLEFRATIYENILKGESVKYFLDNLDRIGQLNYFPSKQDILLARKATKGIVEHDFIIKKIPFKMVDVGGQRSQRQKWFQCFDGITSILFMVSSSEYDQVLMEDRRTNRLVESMNIFETIVNNKLFFNVSIILFLNKMDLLVEKVKTVSIKKYFSDFKGDPHRLDDVQHYLVQCFDRKRRNRSKPLFHHFTTAIDTENIRFVFHAVKDTILQENLKDIMLQ